In bacterium, a genomic segment contains:
- a CDS encoding NAD(P)-binding domain-containing protein, with product MTDFFYERDADLAVLNGQQVAVVGYGNQGRPWALNLRDSGLAVSVHVRADETREQAIADGFEAGDIADASSADVICVLIPDDSIPGLGLSPRPEALTIVASGYTLAFDRFNPDGDIAMVAPRMLGPEVRRCYEEGVGFITAVGVHRDVTGTAQARMLAVARAIGGLRQGAIAMTPYQEAVLDLAVEQLLSPVLTHVNTNFVLVLLELGIPLEAITTELFYSGEVERNYRLLREIGFVAQLDHHSPASQYGQLSRRGRFDHVDVATTMRELIEDITSGRFADEWDAEAAAGAPNLAELRDQHAGELMKAVEADLRAKLGPSAS from the coding sequence ATGACCGACTTCTTCTACGAGCGAGACGCTGATCTTGCTGTACTAAACGGCCAGCAAGTGGCGGTGGTTGGCTACGGCAACCAGGGAAGGCCGTGGGCGCTCAATCTGCGGGACTCAGGCTTGGCGGTCTCAGTGCATGTGCGGGCCGATGAAACCAGGGAGCAGGCCATCGCCGATGGATTCGAAGCCGGAGACATCGCCGATGCCTCGTCGGCCGACGTCATCTGCGTGCTGATTCCCGACGACTCCATTCCCGGTCTGGGACTGTCTCCGAGACCGGAAGCACTCACCATCGTGGCCAGCGGCTACACCCTGGCCTTCGACCGGTTCAACCCTGACGGTGACATCGCTATGGTCGCTCCCCGGATGTTGGGACCCGAGGTGCGGCGCTGCTACGAGGAGGGGGTTGGCTTCATCACCGCGGTGGGCGTACACCGCGATGTCACCGGCACCGCTCAGGCCCGGATGCTGGCCGTGGCCCGGGCCATTGGCGGCCTGCGGCAGGGGGCCATAGCCATGACCCCCTATCAAGAGGCGGTGCTCGACTTGGCGGTGGAGCAGCTGCTGTCTCCGGTTCTCACCCATGTGAACACCAATTTTGTGCTGGTCCTGCTGGAGCTGGGCATCCCGCTGGAGGCCATCACCACGGAGCTGTTCTATTCCGGGGAGGTGGAGCGCAACTATCGGCTGCTGCGGGAGATCGGCTTCGTGGCCCAACTCGATCACCACTCCCCGGCCAGCCAATACGGCCAGCTCTCCCGGCGGGGCCGGTTTGATCACGTAGACGTGGCTACAACCATGCGTGAGCTGATCGAGGACATCACCTCGGGCCGTTTCGCCGACGAGTGGGACGCCGAGGCGGCCGCCGGTGCGCCTAACTTGGCCGAGCTGCGCGACCAGCACGCCGGAGAGCTGATGAAGGCGGTGGAGGCCGACCTGCGGGCCAAGTTGGGACCGAGCGCCAGCTAA
- a CDS encoding cytochrome P450 has translation MTTPAASTVPLEAQTVIDPEVWANPYPFFKRLRREHPVWLVPGLDMAFVATHDLIVDALRRIDDFSNHLDVLVATGEDGSPILFRTDEFGEGTTTLATADPPEHTMHRSVVFPELVARRMEAMRPEIEAFIDEQFAAARSQGNRVEWANTVAHPVPARVIGRLIGLPDEDWPDVMKWALHGGQLLAGFHTRETMNAISQENSGASRFLYAKLAEACDNPGDDLMGVCAKAMANDDISRGEAIGTLTVLLGAGGESTASLIGNAVRMLADDPSLQEQIRADHGLIDNFIEEAVRLESPFRGHYRQVKRDCELGGVSLKAGTTAFLLWSSANRDPAEHDRPDEVVLDRRLPRSHLAFGRGIHHCVGASLARLETYCSLQRLLEDTSWFGLAADDPPQWEKSMFVRRHEHLPLDVAWN, from the coding sequence ATGACCACTCCGGCGGCTTCCACTGTTCCATTGGAGGCTCAGACGGTGATCGATCCTGAAGTCTGGGCCAATCCCTACCCGTTCTTCAAGCGACTTCGCCGGGAGCACCCGGTGTGGCTGGTGCCGGGCCTCGACATGGCCTTCGTGGCCACCCATGACCTCATTGTGGACGCCCTGCGCCGGATCGACGACTTCTCCAACCACCTCGACGTGTTGGTGGCCACCGGCGAAGACGGCAGCCCCATTCTGTTCCGCACCGACGAGTTCGGGGAGGGCACCACCACCCTGGCCACCGCCGACCCGCCCGAGCACACCATGCATCGCAGCGTGGTGTTCCCCGAGCTGGTGGCTCGCCGCATGGAGGCCATGCGGCCCGAGATCGAGGCCTTCATCGACGAGCAGTTCGCGGCCGCCCGTTCGCAGGGCAACAGAGTGGAGTGGGCCAACACCGTGGCTCATCCCGTTCCCGCCCGGGTCATCGGGCGGTTGATCGGGCTGCCCGACGAGGACTGGCCCGATGTTATGAAGTGGGCTCTCCACGGTGGCCAGCTGTTGGCCGGCTTCCACACCCGGGAGACCATGAACGCCATCTCCCAAGAAAACTCCGGTGCGAGCCGCTTCTTGTACGCCAAGCTCGCCGAGGCCTGCGACAACCCGGGCGACGACCTTATGGGGGTGTGCGCCAAGGCGATGGCCAACGACGACATAAGCAGGGGAGAAGCCATCGGCACCCTCACGGTGCTTCTCGGCGCCGGCGGCGAGTCCACCGCGTCGCTCATCGGAAACGCGGTGCGGATGTTGGCCGATGATCCAAGTCTCCAAGAACAAATCCGCGCCGACCACGGACTCATCGACAACTTCATCGAGGAGGCTGTGCGGCTGGAGTCGCCGTTCCGGGGCCACTACCGCCAGGTCAAGCGCGATTGCGAGCTGGGAGGCGTGAGCCTCAAGGCCGGCACCACCGCGTTCTTGCTGTGGTCGTCGGCCAACCGCGACCCTGCCGAGCACGACCGGCCCGACGAGGTGGTGCTGGACCGCCGCCTCCCCCGCAGCCACCTGGCCTTCGGCCGGGGCATCCACCACTGCGTGGGTGCATCGCTGGCTCGACTGGAGACCTACTGCTCGCTCCAGCGGCTCCTGGAGGACACCAGTTGGTTCGGTTTGGCCGCCGATGACCCGCCTCAATGGGAGAAGAGCATGTTCGTCCGTCGCCACGAACATCTCCCCTTGGACGTGGCCTGGAACTAG
- a CDS encoding SDR family oxidoreductase, which translates to MSDFSGRTGGALVTGGSGGIGAAISVMLAQRGSPVAFTYRSNAEAAEEVADEVRSAGVDVHIGNPALEDADAMREFAEEAAERLGGLHTVVSAAGPHVPQMYISQTDPDLFANQIEADVIGAFNLTVAALPRLRPSGGSIVYVTTAATTVFPKRDALSSIPKGAVESLMRAVAVEEGRFGIRANCVGPGMLEDGMAARLIADGDLNDRALEVARTNIPLGRFGKAVDIAEAACFLASDAANYISGQKLDIDGAFTI; encoded by the coding sequence ATGAGTGATTTCTCTGGCCGGACTGGCGGGGCGCTGGTCACGGGGGGCAGCGGCGGCATCGGCGCGGCCATCTCCGTGATGCTGGCCCAGCGGGGCAGTCCGGTGGCATTCACCTACCGGTCCAATGCAGAGGCCGCCGAGGAGGTGGCCGACGAGGTGCGATCTGCTGGTGTGGATGTCCACATTGGAAATCCCGCGCTGGAGGACGCCGACGCAATGAGGGAGTTCGCCGAGGAAGCTGCCGAGCGGCTGGGTGGATTGCACACCGTGGTAAGCGCAGCCGGGCCCCACGTGCCCCAGATGTACATATCGCAGACCGACCCCGACCTGTTCGCCAATCAGATTGAGGCCGATGTGATCGGGGCTTTCAACCTGACGGTGGCTGCGCTCCCCCGTCTGCGACCCTCGGGGGGCAGCATCGTGTATGTGACCACCGCGGCCACCACCGTCTTCCCCAAACGCGACGCCCTGTCGTCGATACCCAAGGGGGCGGTGGAGTCGCTTATGCGGGCGGTGGCCGTCGAAGAGGGCCGCTTCGGGATCAGGGCCAATTGCGTGGGGCCGGGCATGCTGGAAGACGGCATGGCCGCCCGGCTCATAGCCGACGGCGATTTGAACGATCGGGCTTTGGAGGTGGCCCGCACCAATATCCCCCTCGGCCGCTTCGGCAAGGCGGTGGACATCGCCGAGGCCGCATGTTTTCTAGCCTCCGACGCCGCCAACTACATCAGCGGCCAAAAGCTCGACATCGACGGCGCGTTCACCATCTGA
- a CDS encoding TauD/TfdA family dioxygenase, with translation MAALEIRPLTSDIGAEIHGVDLRQELDDDTVAAIRQALLDHLVVFFRDQPITPDQHLAFAQRFGPINVAPFGPKLDSHPAITVLDQIAPVGGLAARWHSDNTYMPNPPLGSVLRAVEMPDIGGDTCFANMYKAYEQLSEPMRVLVDGLEAAHDLTYTLSRAIDEGLAKEHLDMMQAEYPELVRPVVRVHPETGRRALFVNSNFTTRLVGVTEAESEVLLPFLLNHVRSPEFQCRFRWAADSIAFWDNRAVQHFAVPDYTERRLMHRVTVEEWD, from the coding sequence ATGGCTGCCTTGGAAATTCGCCCGCTGACCTCCGACATCGGGGCCGAGATTCACGGAGTGGACCTCCGCCAAGAGCTCGACGACGACACGGTGGCCGCCATCCGCCAGGCTCTGCTCGATCACCTGGTGGTGTTCTTTCGGGACCAGCCCATCACCCCCGATCAGCACCTGGCCTTTGCCCAGCGGTTCGGCCCCATCAACGTGGCCCCGTTCGGCCCCAAGCTGGATTCCCATCCGGCCATCACCGTGCTCGACCAGATCGCCCCGGTGGGAGGATTGGCCGCCCGCTGGCACAGCGACAACACCTACATGCCCAACCCGCCGCTGGGCTCCGTCCTCCGGGCGGTGGAGATGCCCGACATCGGCGGCGACACCTGTTTCGCCAACATGTACAAGGCCTACGAGCAGCTGTCAGAGCCGATGCGGGTGTTGGTCGATGGGCTGGAGGCGGCCCACGACCTGACTTACACCCTCTCTCGGGCCATCGACGAGGGTCTGGCCAAGGAGCACTTGGACATGATGCAAGCCGAGTACCCGGAACTGGTTCGCCCGGTGGTGCGGGTCCATCCCGAAACCGGGCGGCGGGCCCTGTTCGTAAACAGCAACTTCACCACCCGCCTCGTCGGGGTGACTGAGGCCGAGAGCGAAGTGCTGCTGCCGTTCTTGTTGAACCATGTGCGCTCGCCCGAATTCCAGTGCCGCTTCCGCTGGGCCGCGGATTCCATTGCCTTTTGGGACAACCGGGCCGTGCAGCACTTCGCCGTTCCCGACTACACCGAGCGCCGCCTCATGCACCGGGTCACGGTGGAGGAGTGGGACTAG
- a CDS encoding MarR family transcriptional regulator has translation MLPFDPIGEARHNWEANEWRAVDAMSAATSITRAHQLVIGRINEALAPLELTFSRFEALALLHFSRRGSLPLGKMGNRLMVHPTSVTNAIDRLERDGLVRRVPHSEDRRTVLAEITDEGRRVVAKAADALADIEFGLAGLSADTLGALDDAIRTLRRDAGDFAE, from the coding sequence ATGCTTCCATTCGACCCCATCGGCGAAGCCCGGCACAACTGGGAGGCCAACGAGTGGCGGGCCGTCGACGCCATGTCGGCGGCTACTTCGATTACCCGCGCCCACCAACTGGTAATCGGACGAATAAACGAGGCCCTGGCCCCGCTCGAATTGACATTCTCCCGGTTCGAGGCGCTGGCCCTGCTCCACTTTTCCCGGCGCGGCTCGCTGCCCTTGGGCAAGATGGGCAACCGGCTGATGGTCCACCCCACCAGCGTCACCAACGCCATCGACCGTTTGGAGCGAGACGGGCTGGTTCGTAGGGTGCCCCACTCCGAGGACCGCCGCACCGTCTTGGCCGAGATCACCGATGAGGGGCGCCGAGTGGTGGCCAAAGCGGCCGATGCTCTGGCCGACATTGAGTTCGGCCTGGCTGGTTTGTCGGCCGATACCCTGGGAGCGCTGGACGACGCCATTCGCACACTGCGCCGAGACGCTGGAGACTTCGCCGAATAA
- a CDS encoding antibiotic biosynthesis monooxygenase — translation MIVVAGSVSVPAENSEAFTAAAADISAASRTLEGNIDYCISMQAPGEFRFLEIWETEEAMMAQFAAPHFGAFQVAVGELGMAGMDGKKYEISSVSPLFG, via the coding sequence ATGATCGTCGTCGCCGGATCTGTTTCCGTTCCCGCCGAAAACAGTGAGGCCTTCACGGCCGCCGCCGCAGATATCTCGGCCGCATCTCGGACTCTGGAAGGCAACATCGACTATTGCATCTCGATGCAAGCGCCCGGAGAGTTCCGATTCCTGGAGATCTGGGAGACCGAGGAAGCCATGATGGCCCAATTCGCCGCACCCCATTTCGGCGCATTCCAAGTCGCAGTCGGCGAGCTGGGCATGGCTGGTATGGATGGCAAGAAGTACGAGATCTCCTCGGTCAGCCCGCTGTTCGGATAG
- a CDS encoding putative quinol monooxygenase: MIVIAGTGSLPPENTEAFMAAANEMAAASRAEDGNIEYCFSVEAPGKVRFFEIWESEEALGAHFTAPHIAAFGAAINELGITGMDGKKYEVASVSPLFG; encoded by the coding sequence ATGATCGTCATCGCCGGCACCGGCTCCCTTCCCCCCGAAAACACCGAGGCGTTCATGGCGGCCGCCAACGAGATGGCCGCCGCGTCTCGGGCTGAGGACGGCAACATCGAATACTGCTTCTCGGTGGAAGCGCCCGGAAAGGTTCGCTTCTTCGAGATTTGGGAGAGCGAAGAGGCCCTCGGTGCCCATTTCACCGCCCCCCACATCGCCGCCTTCGGGGCAGCCATCAACGAATTGGGCATCACCGGTATGGACGGCAAGAAGTACGAGGTTGCCTCGGTCAGCCCGCTATTCGGATAG
- a CDS encoding enoyl-CoA hydratase-related protein, translating into MGEFVRIETGAAEGVAILRLDRPKVNALNAQVVAELQQAADELAGRTDIRAVVIWGGPKVFAAGADITEFSGMDVDRGRDLSQRINAAFRALESLPQITICAINGYALGGGCELAMAAEFRLVGEGAVLGQPEILLGLIPGGGGTQRLSRLVGITKAKELIYSGRNVRAAEAVAIGLASALHPDDEVYDEAVKLAARYASGPAATTLAKQAILDGYFQPLDEALEVEAEAFAACFDTDDAHIGVASFLENGPGKAQFTGS; encoded by the coding sequence ATGGGTGAGTTTGTGCGAATTGAGACCGGTGCGGCCGAAGGGGTAGCCATCCTGCGGCTAGACCGCCCCAAAGTCAACGCCCTGAATGCCCAGGTTGTGGCCGAGCTGCAACAGGCCGCCGACGAGTTGGCCGGCCGCACCGACATTCGGGCGGTGGTGATCTGGGGCGGCCCGAAGGTGTTTGCCGCCGGTGCCGACATCACCGAGTTCTCGGGAATGGATGTAGACCGGGGCCGGGACTTGAGCCAGCGGATCAACGCCGCTTTCCGGGCGCTGGAGTCCCTCCCCCAGATCACCATTTGCGCCATCAACGGCTACGCCCTCGGTGGAGGGTGTGAACTGGCTATGGCGGCCGAGTTCCGCCTGGTGGGCGAAGGCGCGGTTCTGGGTCAGCCGGAGATACTTCTGGGGCTCATCCCCGGAGGGGGCGGTACCCAGCGGCTGAGCCGCCTAGTGGGCATCACCAAGGCCAAGGAATTGATCTACAGCGGGCGAAACGTGCGGGCCGCCGAAGCAGTGGCCATCGGCTTGGCGAGCGCCCTCCATCCTGACGACGAGGTGTACGACGAAGCGGTGAAGTTGGCCGCCCGCTACGCCTCCGGCCCCGCGGCCACGACCCTGGCCAAGCAAGCCATCCTCGACGGCTACTTCCAGCCTCTCGATGAGGCCCTAGAGGTGGAGGCAGAGGCCTTTGCTGCCTGCTTCGACACCGACGACGCCCACATCGGCGTAGCCAGTTTCCTAGAAAACGGCCCCGGCAAGGCCCAGTTCACCGGCTCGTAG
- a CDS encoding class I adenylate-forming enzyme family protein, translating to MWAETIRASGKRFSRRAALVAEEGWPVSFAQFDRLTDEVAVGLAKRGVSHGEVVALLVPSSVDYIVLYGALAKLGAITAGVSSRLPAPERSVLVNEVGGADRAIATAAMVEGMGIGIDVIEVSLADGPDSVCADLRVENEAPARLPSDGDRPVAVVFTSGTTGVPKGATFTDQILTDIAMVDTGNGWGEGGPITSNTQMAHIGVMGKIPAQFAVGTTLHVIDKWSATAVLDSVSRYQMPAVGGVAPQIALMLRHPDFDQYDFSSVKLVVTGGAPSPPDVIEEARQRFGADWTQRYACTEGGGIGTFTWVDAPMEEMLYTVGRPRPGIKVEVRDPDSDLAVPEGTVGEVCFQSPTVMAGYWRNPTATAEALRGGWLHTGDQGWIDDTGCLRLVGRRGEGFHRGGYVVFPVEAEKVLAWHPKVAGVCVVPRPDELLGTVGVAVVIPADPADPPTLEELRSFGQEHIADYKLPEHLRLTEAFPLTPMSKIDRSALEAQEA from the coding sequence GTGTGGGCCGAAACCATCAGGGCATCGGGCAAGCGGTTTTCTCGCCGTGCGGCCTTGGTAGCAGAGGAGGGTTGGCCGGTCAGCTTTGCTCAATTCGACCGCCTGACCGATGAAGTCGCGGTTGGACTAGCCAAAAGGGGTGTGAGTCACGGAGAAGTGGTCGCCCTGTTGGTGCCCTCGTCGGTGGACTACATCGTGCTCTACGGGGCGTTGGCCAAGCTGGGAGCCATCACCGCCGGGGTGAGCAGTCGCTTGCCTGCCCCCGAGCGCTCTGTGCTGGTGAACGAGGTGGGCGGGGCCGACCGTGCCATCGCCACTGCCGCCATGGTGGAAGGCATGGGCATTGGCATCGACGTCATCGAGGTTTCGCTGGCCGACGGTCCCGACTCCGTATGCGCCGACCTACGGGTGGAGAACGAGGCCCCGGCACGGCTGCCTTCCGACGGCGACCGGCCGGTGGCGGTGGTGTTCACCTCGGGTACCACCGGCGTGCCCAAGGGGGCCACGTTCACCGACCAGATTCTGACCGACATAGCGATGGTGGACACCGGGAATGGCTGGGGAGAGGGTGGCCCCATCACATCGAACACCCAGATGGCCCACATCGGGGTGATGGGCAAGATCCCCGCCCAGTTCGCGGTGGGCACCACCCTCCATGTGATCGACAAGTGGAGCGCCACCGCGGTGCTCGACTCCGTGTCCCGCTACCAGATGCCCGCGGTGGGCGGGGTGGCGCCCCAGATCGCCCTCATGCTTCGCCACCCCGACTTCGACCAATACGACTTCTCATCGGTGAAACTAGTGGTGACCGGAGGTGCGCCTTCGCCCCCCGATGTGATCGAGGAGGCCCGCCAGCGATTCGGGGCCGACTGGACCCAGCGGTACGCCTGCACCGAGGGCGGCGGCATTGGAACCTTCACCTGGGTCGATGCCCCGATGGAGGAGATGCTCTACACCGTGGGACGGCCCCGGCCCGGCATCAAGGTGGAGGTGCGCGACCCCGACAGCGATCTGGCGGTGCCAGAGGGAACAGTCGGAGAGGTGTGCTTTCAGTCCCCCACCGTGATGGCCGGGTACTGGCGCAATCCGACCGCCACCGCCGAGGCACTGCGAGGGGGCTGGCTCCACACCGGCGACCAGGGCTGGATCGACGACACCGGCTGCCTACGGCTGGTGGGCCGTCGGGGCGAGGGCTTCCATCGCGGCGGCTATGTGGTGTTCCCGGTGGAGGCCGAGAAGGTGCTGGCCTGGCATCCCAAGGTGGCCGGCGTTTGCGTGGTGCCCCGGCCCGACGAGTTGCTGGGCACCGTCGGAGTCGCCGTAGTCATCCCCGCCGACCCCGCCGACCCTCCCACCCTGGAAGAACTGCGGTCCTTCGGCCAAGAGCACATCGCCGACTACAAGCTCCCCGAGCACCTCCGTCTCACCGAAGCATTCCCCCTAACCCCCATGTCCAAGATCGACAGAAGTGCATTGGAAGCCCAGGAGGCCTAG
- a CDS encoding acyl-CoA dehydrogenase family protein: MTPTLAEFAAEARSFLDSNAERVVQDEFTWGIGSDEITVYAEKSPAVEEAAVKAAQQWRAKMWEAGFGWITGPPEYGGRGLDPVYERVYLDLEAGYRVPSQTMFGSSLGVVAPTILAHGSDWLKEQYLVRLHRGEILACQLLSEPGAGSDLASLTTRAIADGDEWLINGQKVWSSRAHFSDIGLLLARTDPDAPKHQGITAFIYPMGTPGTDVRPLRQMTGGSEFNEVFFDDARIGDRYRVGDVNTGWSVFRTSLQSERASIGSRGAGYGGSGLVGLAAPEKVVQLAQHFGLADDPVVRQDLARLYTGYRLVEWNANRQPPLAPAATKYATARHMNWASSMIARLLGPRICADTGEWGTYAWKQLLLGACAMRIGGGTDEVMKNSVGEGVLGLPREPR, translated from the coding sequence GTGACGCCAACCCTTGCCGAGTTTGCCGCCGAGGCGCGGTCGTTCTTGGACTCCAATGCCGAGCGGGTTGTGCAGGATGAGTTCACCTGGGGAATCGGCTCCGATGAGATCACCGTCTACGCCGAGAAGAGCCCGGCTGTAGAAGAGGCCGCGGTCAAGGCTGCCCAACAGTGGCGGGCCAAGATGTGGGAGGCGGGCTTCGGCTGGATCACCGGGCCGCCCGAGTACGGCGGACGAGGCCTCGATCCGGTGTATGAGCGGGTCTACCTCGACTTGGAGGCAGGCTACCGAGTGCCATCGCAGACCATGTTCGGCAGCTCTTTGGGAGTGGTGGCCCCCACCATTTTGGCCCACGGCTCCGACTGGCTGAAGGAGCAGTATCTGGTCCGACTGCACCGGGGGGAGATCCTGGCCTGCCAACTGCTGAGCGAGCCAGGGGCGGGGTCGGACTTGGCCTCCCTCACCACCCGGGCGATCGCCGATGGCGACGAGTGGCTGATCAACGGCCAGAAGGTTTGGAGCTCTCGGGCCCATTTCTCCGACATCGGCCTGCTGTTGGCCCGCACCGACCCTGATGCCCCCAAACATCAGGGCATCACCGCCTTCATCTATCCGATGGGCACGCCAGGTACTGACGTTCGCCCTTTGCGGCAGATGACCGGCGGGTCGGAGTTCAACGAGGTGTTCTTCGATGACGCCCGCATCGGCGACCGCTACCGGGTGGGAGACGTCAACACCGGTTGGTCGGTGTTCCGCACCTCATTGCAATCGGAACGGGCCTCGATCGGCTCGAGAGGGGCGGGCTACGGGGGTAGCGGACTGGTGGGGCTGGCCGCTCCTGAGAAGGTCGTGCAACTGGCTCAGCACTTCGGGTTGGCCGATGACCCGGTGGTGCGCCAAGACCTGGCCCGCCTCTACACCGGGTACCGACTGGTGGAATGGAACGCCAACCGGCAGCCCCCGCTGGCGCCGGCCGCAACCAAGTACGCCACCGCCCGACACATGAACTGGGCTTCATCGATGATCGCCCGTTTGCTTGGCCCCCGTATCTGCGCCGACACCGGGGAGTGGGGGACCTACGCATGGAAGCAGCTGCTGCTGGGAGCGTGCGCGATGCGTATCGGGGGCGGTACTGATGAGGTGATGAAAAATAGTGTTGGAGAGGGAGTTTTGGGACTGCCGAGAGAGCCGCGCTAG
- a CDS encoding TIGR03619 family F420-dependent LLM class oxidoreductase has protein sequence MTALLSIQLRNFTAADPGPGGWQPALDLAKAADAAGVDKVVVSDHVVFGENLEAYGRAELGGMAGGRQPTGPDGHWLEPTTLLTVVGAITSNLRLANNILLAALRRPVILAKQLATLDVLTGGRVDLGVGVGWQAEEYEAAGLDFAERGRQLDHTLAVCQALWTSCPADFSDDRLEFSRIYMQPQPVQPGGVPVWVSGTLNARSMRRLARFGGGWIPWGDDMGGDMAANIAQMREMVAGYDRDPSGIGVVGTLPLVRTDDGIDLAATMDGVPPLAEAGVTDFRAHLAIPSDPATAHDYLAEVVAAFRPAVGR, from the coding sequence ATGACTGCGCTGCTCTCGATCCAACTCCGCAATTTCACCGCTGCCGACCCCGGTCCAGGGGGCTGGCAGCCCGCATTGGATTTGGCCAAAGCCGCCGATGCCGCCGGGGTGGACAAGGTCGTGGTCAGCGATCACGTGGTGTTTGGTGAGAACTTGGAGGCCTACGGTCGAGCTGAACTGGGCGGCATGGCCGGTGGTCGCCAGCCCACCGGTCCCGACGGGCACTGGCTGGAGCCCACCACCCTCCTCACCGTGGTGGGGGCCATCACCAGCAACCTCCGGTTGGCCAACAACATCCTTTTGGCCGCGCTGCGCCGCCCGGTGATCCTGGCCAAGCAGCTGGCCACCCTCGACGTGCTCACTGGCGGCCGGGTGGATTTGGGCGTCGGTGTGGGTTGGCAGGCCGAAGAGTACGAGGCCGCCGGTTTGGACTTCGCCGAACGGGGCCGCCAGCTCGACCACACCCTGGCAGTGTGCCAGGCCCTGTGGACTTCGTGTCCAGCCGACTTCAGCGATGACCGGCTCGAATTCTCCCGTATCTACATGCAGCCCCAGCCGGTTCAGCCCGGAGGAGTACCGGTGTGGGTGAGCGGCACGCTCAATGCCCGGTCGATGCGCCGACTGGCCCGATTCGGGGGCGGCTGGATCCCGTGGGGCGATGACATGGGCGGCGACATGGCCGCCAACATCGCCCAGATGCGGGAAATGGTGGCTGGCTATGACCGCGACCCATCAGGCATCGGCGTGGTGGGTACCCTGCCTCTAGTGCGCACCGACGACGGCATCGACCTGGCCGCCACCATGGACGGCGTCCCCCCTCTCGCCGAAGCCGGCGTCACCGACTTCCGAGCTCACCTCGCCATCCCCTCCGACCCCGCCACCGCCCACGACTACCTAGCCGAAGTAGTCGCCGCCTTCCGCCCCGCCGTAGGGCGCTAG
- a CDS encoding Abi family protein, translating to MERLTIDQLGSYLEDCDNDLCRALDLYAWNAQIAAAFLEDLGRLEVVLRNRFDAALTKLSLSAELSTPWFKQTSMFPGKGSRHILKVIAKAERRATKSGKQPSSQDKVITELGFGFWRFLCSPRYHTTMWVPALAAQFPNHPSFGNAAQIRADVESRMRQLHHLRNRVAHHKPIHRRELVNDAAMIFELAQWMCQHTHTWMVGLSRIPDVLVSRPA from the coding sequence TTGGAACGACTGACCATCGACCAGCTGGGGTCATACCTCGAAGACTGCGACAACGACCTATGTCGGGCACTCGATCTCTACGCCTGGAACGCCCAAATCGCTGCTGCCTTCCTCGAAGATCTCGGTCGCCTCGAAGTCGTGCTCCGCAACCGCTTCGACGCAGCACTGACCAAACTCTCCTTGTCGGCTGAGTTGTCAACTCCCTGGTTCAAGCAGACTTCCATGTTCCCTGGAAAAGGCAGCAGGCACATTCTCAAGGTGATTGCAAAAGCAGAACGACGGGCTACGAAAAGCGGAAAACAGCCGTCAAGCCAGGACAAGGTGATCACTGAACTCGGATTCGGCTTCTGGAGATTTCTCTGCTCACCGCGCTATCACACCACGATGTGGGTTCCCGCTCTTGCGGCCCAGTTCCCGAATCACCCCTCATTTGGAAATGCGGCCCAAATACGGGCAGATGTTGAGTCCCGTATGAGACAACTTCATCACCTCAGAAACCGAGTCGCTCATCACAAGCCCATCCATCGCCGGGAGTTGGTCAACGACGCCGCGATGATCTTCGAACTCGCTCAATGGATGTGCCAGCACACCCATACCTGGATGGTAGGGCTGTCCCGCATTCCCGATGTTCTGGTCTCCAGGCCAGCGTGA